From a region of the Listeria monocytogenes ATCC 19117 genome:
- a CDS encoding deoxyguanosinetriphosphate triphosphohydrolase, with protein MKWDKLLNDKRRRESGVTRSKNTDVRSAFENDFQRIVMSASFRRLQDKTQVFPLEKSDFVRTRLTHSMEVSTIAKSMGNMVTHTIQEENLDKDFTKDHADKIPEILACAGLLHDMGNPPFGHFGEESIREWFRDNLATITYKNKSLAEILTSQMKEDFYYFEGNAQVLRVVSKLHYLFDQYGLNLTFATLNAVIKYPVSSLKVNKKQIKSKKLGYFYADESLFNEITTATEALDNRHPLTYLLEVADDIAYLNADLEDGVKKGIVNITQILKGFEEVEEHNKVTAACYNELKKKSERYEGQEESFIVQQWLASNVRGQLINRSLEVFYENYDAIMAGTFNDSLIDASSAEQLVQILQSLSFTYIYQDKGIVESEIAGNEIISKLLETFIPAVIYYDSEIPERQTAKDKRLLTLISDNYLGCYRKNAEGESETMKLYLRLLLVTDFICGMTDSYAKDLYQRLNGLS; from the coding sequence ATGAAATGGGATAAACTATTAAATGATAAACGCCGCCGCGAATCCGGTGTCACTCGTTCGAAAAACACCGACGTACGTAGCGCTTTCGAAAATGATTTTCAGCGTATCGTTATGAGTGCATCGTTTCGCCGTTTACAAGATAAAACCCAAGTATTCCCGCTAGAAAAAAGTGATTTTGTGCGTACACGACTAACCCATTCAATGGAAGTAAGTACAATCGCAAAATCAATGGGGAACATGGTTACACACACGATTCAAGAAGAAAACTTAGACAAAGATTTTACAAAAGATCATGCGGATAAAATTCCGGAAATCCTTGCTTGTGCAGGACTTTTACATGATATGGGCAATCCGCCGTTCGGTCACTTTGGTGAAGAAAGTATCCGTGAGTGGTTCCGCGACAATTTAGCAACCATCACTTACAAAAATAAAAGCCTAGCTGAAATCCTAACATCACAAATGAAAGAAGACTTTTATTACTTTGAAGGTAACGCGCAAGTGCTTCGTGTAGTTTCCAAACTGCATTATCTTTTCGACCAATACGGCTTAAACCTAACATTTGCCACTTTAAATGCGGTCATCAAATACCCAGTTTCTTCCTTAAAAGTAAATAAAAAACAAATCAAAAGCAAAAAACTAGGCTATTTTTATGCCGATGAATCACTTTTTAATGAAATAACAACTGCAACAGAAGCGCTTGATAACCGTCATCCGCTCACTTATTTACTAGAAGTGGCAGACGACATCGCGTACCTAAATGCCGACCTAGAAGACGGCGTGAAAAAAGGTATCGTCAACATCACGCAAATCTTAAAAGGTTTTGAAGAAGTAGAAGAGCATAATAAAGTAACTGCCGCGTGCTACAACGAACTTAAGAAAAAAAGCGAGCGCTACGAAGGGCAAGAAGAAAGTTTCATCGTACAACAATGGCTCGCATCGAACGTCCGCGGCCAATTAATCAATCGCTCACTCGAAGTATTTTACGAGAACTACGACGCCATCATGGCAGGCACATTCAACGACTCACTTATCGATGCTTCAAGCGCCGAACAACTCGTACAAATTTTACAAAGCCTATCATTCACGTACATTTACCAAGATAAAGGCATTGTTGAATCCGAAATCGCCGGCAACGAAATCATCTCCAAATTGCTCGAAACGTTCATCCCAGCTGTGATTTACTACGACAGCGAAATACCAGAACGCCAAACAGCCAAAGATAAACGCCTACTAACCTTGATTTCCGACAACTACCTAGGCTGTTACCGCAAAAACGCAGAAGGCGAAAGCGAAACAATGAAACTGTACTTGCGATTACTTCTCGTAACAGACTTCATTTGCGGCATGACCGACAGCTACGCGAAAGATTTATATCAACGTTTGAATGGACTTAGCTAA
- the fusA gene encoding elongation factor G codes for MAREFSLEKTRNIGIMAHIDAGKTTTTERILFYTGRIHKIGETHEGASQMDWMEQEQERGITITSAATTAQWKGYRVNIIDTPGHVDFTVEVERSLRVLDGAVAVLDAQSGVEPQTETVWRQATTYGVPRVVFVNKMDKIGADFLYSVGTLHERLAANAHPIQLPIGAEDTFEGIIDLIEMNALYYEDDLGNDPHIKEIPADLKDLADEYRGKLVEAVAELDEELMMKYLEGEEITKEELKAGIRKGTLNVEFYPVVCGTAFKNKGVQPMLDAVLDYLPAPTDVPAINGVLPDGEEAARHADDSEPFSSLAFKVMTDPYVGRLTFFRVYSGTLNSGSYVQNSTKGKRERVGRILQMHANHREEISIVYAGDIAAAVGLKDTTTGDTLCDEKEQIILESMEFPEPVIQVAIEPKSKADQDKMGQALAKLAEEDPTFRAETDQETGQTLISGMGELHLDILVDRMRREFRVEANVGDPQVSYRETFRKSAQVEGKFVRQSGGRGQYGHVWIEFGPNEEGKGFEFENAIVGGVVPREYIPAVQAGLEGALDNGVLAGYPLIDIKAKLYDGSYHDVDSNEMAFKVAASMALRNAAKKCDPVILEPMMAVEVVIPEEYLGDIMGNITSRRGRVDGMEARGNAQVVRAFVPLANMFGYATHLRSGTQGRGVYTMQFDHYEEVPKSIAEEIIKANGGNNKED; via the coding sequence ATGGCTAGAGAGTTCTCCTTAGAAAAGACTCGTAATATTGGTATCATGGCCCACATTGATGCGGGTAAAACTACCACTACTGAACGTATCCTTTTCTATACAGGGCGTATTCACAAAATTGGTGAAACCCATGAAGGTGCTTCTCAAATGGACTGGATGGAGCAAGAGCAAGAACGTGGTATTACTATCACTTCTGCTGCGACAACAGCTCAATGGAAAGGCTACCGAGTAAACATTATCGATACACCAGGACACGTAGACTTCACAGTTGAAGTTGAACGTTCGCTTCGTGTACTTGATGGTGCTGTTGCGGTTCTAGATGCACAATCTGGTGTAGAACCACAAACAGAAACAGTTTGGCGTCAAGCTACTACTTACGGGGTTCCTCGTGTAGTATTCGTCAACAAAATGGACAAAATCGGCGCAGACTTCCTATATTCTGTAGGTACTTTGCATGAACGTTTGGCTGCCAACGCGCACCCAATCCAACTCCCAATCGGGGCCGAAGATACATTTGAAGGTATCATTGACTTAATCGAAATGAACGCGTTGTATTACGAAGATGATTTAGGAAATGACCCTCATATTAAAGAAATTCCAGCTGATCTGAAAGACTTAGCAGACGAATACCGCGGTAAATTAGTGGAAGCAGTTGCTGAACTTGACGAAGAGCTAATGATGAAATACCTAGAAGGCGAAGAAATTACAAAAGAAGAACTTAAAGCTGGTATCCGTAAAGGAACACTTAACGTTGAGTTCTATCCTGTAGTTTGTGGTACAGCATTCAAAAACAAAGGTGTTCAACCAATGTTAGATGCAGTACTTGATTACCTTCCAGCACCAACAGATGTTCCAGCTATTAACGGCGTATTGCCTGATGGAGAAGAAGCTGCTCGTCACGCTGATGATTCAGAACCATTCTCTTCCCTAGCATTCAAAGTTATGACTGACCCTTATGTTGGACGCTTAACTTTCTTCCGTGTTTATTCCGGTACTTTGAATTCCGGTTCATATGTACAAAACTCGACTAAAGGTAAACGTGAACGTGTTGGACGTATCCTTCAAATGCACGCTAATCACCGTGAAGAGATTTCGATCGTATACGCTGGTGACATCGCTGCTGCCGTAGGACTTAAAGATACAACTACTGGGGACACTTTATGTGATGAAAAAGAACAAATTATCTTAGAATCCATGGAATTCCCAGAACCAGTTATCCAAGTCGCTATCGAACCTAAATCGAAAGCTGACCAAGATAAAATGGGGCAAGCTCTTGCGAAACTAGCGGAAGAAGATCCAACTTTCCGTGCTGAAACTGACCAAGAAACTGGCCAAACTCTTATCTCCGGTATGGGTGAACTTCACCTTGACATCCTTGTTGACCGTATGAGACGTGAATTCCGCGTTGAAGCTAACGTTGGTGATCCACAAGTTTCTTATCGTGAAACATTCCGTAAATCTGCTCAAGTTGAAGGTAAATTCGTACGTCAATCCGGTGGACGTGGACAATATGGTCACGTTTGGATTGAATTCGGACCAAACGAAGAAGGTAAAGGATTTGAATTTGAAAATGCAATCGTTGGTGGGGTTGTTCCACGTGAATACATCCCAGCTGTACAAGCAGGTCTTGAAGGCGCACTAGATAATGGTGTACTTGCAGGCTACCCACTGATTGACATCAAAGCAAAACTTTACGACGGATCTTACCATGACGTCGATTCCAATGAAATGGCCTTCAAAGTGGCTGCTTCAATGGCATTACGTAATGCTGCTAAGAAATGTGATCCTGTAATCCTTGAGCCTATGATGGCTGTAGAGGTTGTTATCCCAGAAGAATACCTTGGTGATATCATGGGTAACATTACTTCCCGTCGTGGTCGTGTAGATGGTATGGAAGCTCGCGGTAACGCTCAAGTTGTTCGCGCATTTGTACCACTTGCAAACATGTTTGGTTATGCAACTCACCTTCGTTCAGGTACGCAAGGTCGTGGTGTATACACTATGCAATTTGACCACTATGAAGAAGTTCCTAAATCTATTGCTGAAGAAATCATTAAAGCTAATGGTGGAAACAACAAAGAAGATTAA
- a CDS encoding PTS sugar transporter subunit IIA yields MSFLDKELVNLHGSAKNADEAIVQAGELLVNAGYVSEQYVEKMVESYHENGAYFVIAPQIAIPHARPTDGVENSAVSLVVLKEGVNFGHAANDPVRLVFGLAATSSEAHLKVIQKIVSLLSNNDNIEKLIHSEDYQAIGELVEG; encoded by the coding sequence ATGTCTTTTTTGGATAAAGAGCTTGTGAATCTGCATGGATCAGCTAAGAATGCTGACGAAGCTATCGTGCAAGCAGGAGAATTATTAGTTAATGCAGGTTATGTGAGCGAGCAGTACGTAGAAAAAATGGTGGAATCTTATCATGAAAATGGTGCGTACTTTGTCATTGCACCTCAAATAGCCATTCCGCACGCAAGACCAACTGATGGTGTGGAAAACTCTGCAGTATCACTAGTCGTACTAAAAGAAGGCGTGAATTTCGGACACGCCGCGAATGATCCCGTACGATTAGTATTCGGCCTTGCAGCAACTTCAAGTGAGGCACATTTGAAAGTCATTCAAAAAATCGTCTCCTTGCTTAGTAACAACGATAATATTGAAAAATTGATTCATTCAGAAGATTACCAAGCAATTGGAGAATTAGTGGAGGGATAA
- the rpsL gene encoding 30S ribosomal protein S12 yields the protein MPTINQLVRKPRQSKIKKSTSPALNKGLNSFKRELTDVNSPQKRGVCTRVGTMTPKKPNSALRKYARVRLSNGIEVTAYIPGIGHNLQEHSVVLIRGGRVKDLPGVRYHIVRGALDTAGVENRGQSRSKYGTKKPKK from the coding sequence ATGCCTACAATTAACCAATTAGTACGCAAACCTCGTCAATCTAAAATTAAAAAATCTACATCACCTGCTTTGAACAAGGGCCTAAACAGTTTTAAAAGAGAACTAACAGACGTTAACTCTCCGCAAAAACGTGGCGTATGTACTCGTGTTGGTACCATGACTCCTAAAAAACCTAACTCGGCGCTTCGTAAATATGCCCGTGTACGTTTGAGTAATGGTATTGAAGTAACAGCTTACATTCCTGGTATTGGTCACAACTTACAAGAACATAGTGTTGTTCTTATTCGTGGTGGACGTGTAAAAGATTTACCAGGGGTACGTTATCATATCGTTCGTGGAGCGCTTGATACAGCTGGTGTTGAAAATAGAGGACAAAGCCGTTCTAAATACGGTACGAAAAAACCTAAAAAATAA
- a CDS encoding MucBP domain-containing protein, whose translation MLQRRFWGIFCFAIFLFLFPTIGSAETSGDYEYTINGNEATITDYTGQSTDITIPTTLGTNNEYTVTAIGNGAFKSKRLTNVTIPNTVITIGDGAFTINSLEQLVLPNSVQTIGRNSFSVNKLEKITYSTALKNIPSQAFLANNLKTVTTPATVESIDASAFENNFITNITIQNPNLQMAYQAFAAQTVLSTLIVPSNHILPIENYIQFQDASAHLTTDNLFITDLANGITYNQAEKALNFSAEPLESTFSLFTGTNRFDSYYDISEYGPSGKPFIYFKYTKPVLVSYKDASGNELATSTRLDGSIGENYVTTPKIIDGYTLKETPGNATGQFSETLQNVTYIYEKTAVQNGTVTVKYQDESGKTLAKDTVLTGEVNNTYQTKSKDIAGYKLQKVEGNESATFSTTPATVTYIYEKIANSDNTNTNGEMTDNTTLSTNDTVISSEATKKVDKNTSNILPTTGDSKDALFFALGSLLTLLSTSFFFFKRS comes from the coding sequence GTGTTACAAAGAAGATTTTGGGGTATTTTTTGTTTTGCCATATTCTTGTTTTTATTTCCAACTATTGGTTCTGCCGAAACATCTGGTGACTATGAATATACAATAAATGGAAATGAAGCTACCATTACTGATTATACAGGACAGTCTACTGATATTACCATTCCTACAACACTTGGTACTAATAATGAATATACCGTTACTGCTATCGGGAATGGCGCATTCAAATCCAAGAGATTAACTAATGTAACGATTCCTAATACAGTTATAACTATTGGCGATGGTGCTTTTACCATCAATTCACTTGAACAACTGGTCTTACCCAACTCAGTGCAGACTATAGGGAGGAACTCTTTTAGTGTCAATAAATTAGAAAAAATAACTTATTCTACTGCTTTAAAAAATATTCCTTCCCAAGCATTTTTAGCTAATAATTTAAAAACAGTGACTACACCAGCCACTGTTGAAAGTATTGATGCTTCTGCCTTTGAAAATAATTTTATTACTAATATTACAATTCAAAACCCAAATCTTCAAATGGCTTATCAAGCTTTTGCCGCTCAAACAGTTTTAAGTACACTCATTGTACCAAGCAACCACATCCTACCTATAGAAAATTACATTCAGTTTCAAGATGCTTCGGCTCATTTGACTACAGATAATTTATTCATAACTGATTTAGCGAATGGTATTACGTATAATCAAGCCGAAAAAGCATTAAACTTTTCAGCAGAGCCACTCGAATCTACTTTTTCACTTTTCACTGGGACAAATCGATTTGATTCTTACTATGATATTTCTGAATATGGTCCTTCTGGAAAGCCATTTATCTACTTCAAGTATACTAAACCAGTCCTAGTTTCCTATAAAGATGCGTCTGGGAATGAATTAGCTACTTCTACTAGATTAGATGGTAGTATTGGTGAAAATTACGTCACTACTCCTAAAATAATAGATGGCTATACTTTAAAAGAAACACCCGGAAATGCGACAGGACAATTTTCTGAAACACTGCAAAATGTAACGTATATTTATGAAAAAACTGCTGTCCAAAATGGGACAGTCACTGTAAAATATCAAGATGAATCGGGTAAAACACTAGCAAAAGATACTGTTTTAACCGGTGAAGTAAATAATACCTACCAAACTAAAAGCAAAGACATAGCAGGCTATAAACTTCAAAAAGTGGAAGGAAATGAATCGGCTACTTTTAGCACAACCCCTGCAACTGTTACCTATATTTATGAAAAAATAGCAAACAGTGATAATACAAATACCAATGGAGAAATGACCGACAATACTACACTGAGTACTAATGATACTGTGATTTCATCCGAAGCAACAAAAAAAGTTGATAAAAACACCTCTAATATCCTCCCAACTACTGGTGATTCAAAAGATGCTCTCTTTTTTGCACTAGGAAGTTTATTGACGTTGTTATCTACTAGCTTCTTTTTCTTTAAAAGAAG
- a CDS encoding PTS sugar transporter subunit IIB → MKILAVCGLGQGTSLILRMNVETVLRDMGVDADVEHIDVSAARSMNVDIIVTSQELAETLGTDTSAKVVIVNNYFDNAEIKTALSEAINS, encoded by the coding sequence ATGAAAATTTTAGCAGTATGTGGACTTGGGCAAGGAACAAGCTTAATTTTACGAATGAATGTAGAGACAGTTTTACGCGACATGGGAGTAGATGCAGACGTGGAGCACATTGATGTATCAGCTGCGCGCTCGATGAATGTGGATATTATTGTAACGAGCCAAGAGTTAGCAGAAACACTTGGAACAGATACAAGCGCCAAAGTAGTCATCGTCAACAACTATTTTGACAACGCAGAAATTAAAACGGCATTATCTGAAGCAATTAATAGTTAA
- the rpsG gene encoding 30S ribosomal protein S7 produces MPRKGPVAKRDVLPDPIYNSKLVTRLINKMMVDGKRGKSQAILYSAFDIIAQETGKDPMEVFEQAMKNIMPLLEVKARRVGGANYQVPIEVRADRRSTLGLRWLVNYARLRGEKTMEVRVAREIMDAANNTGASVKKREDTHKMADANRAFAHYRW; encoded by the coding sequence ATGCCTCGTAAAGGTCCTGTTGCTAAACGTGACGTGTTGCCAGATCCGATTTATAATTCGAAACTAGTAACTCGTTTAATTAATAAAATGATGGTTGACGGAAAACGTGGAAAGTCTCAAGCTATCCTATATTCCGCATTCGATATCATTGCACAAGAAACTGGTAAAGATCCGATGGAAGTATTTGAACAAGCTATGAAGAACATTATGCCTCTTCTTGAAGTTAAAGCTCGCCGTGTAGGTGGTGCTAACTATCAAGTACCTATCGAAGTACGTGCTGACCGTCGTTCTACTCTTGGTCTTCGTTGGTTAGTAAATTATGCTCGCCTTCGTGGAGAGAAAACAATGGAAGTACGTGTTGCTCGCGAAATCATGGATGCTGCCAATAATACTGGTGCTTCTGTTAAGAAACGCGAAGATACACACAAAATGGCTGATGCTAACAGAGCGTTCGCTCACTATCGTTGGTAA
- the tuf gene encoding elongation factor Tu: MAKEKFDRSKPHVNIGTIGHVDHGKTTLTAAITTVLAKKGYADAQAYDQIDGAPEERERGITISTAHVEYQTDSRHYAHVDCPGHADYVKNMITGAAQMDGAILVVSAADGPMPQTREHILLSRQVGVPYIVVFMNKCDMVDDEELLELVEMEIRDLLTEYEFPGDDIPVIKGSALKALQGEADWEAKIDELMEAVDSYIPTPERDTDKPFMMPVEDVFSITGRGTVATGRVERGQVKVGDEVEVIGIEEESKKVVVTGVEMFRKLLDYAEAGDNIGALLRGVAREDIQRGQVLAKPGSITPHTNFKAETYVLTKEEGGRHTPFFNNYRPQFYFRTTDVTGIVTLPEGTEMVMPGDNIELAVELIAPIAIEDGTKFSIREGGRTVGAGVVSNISK, encoded by the coding sequence ATGGCAAAAGAAAAATTTGACCGCTCTAAACCCCATGTTAACATTGGTACTATTGGACACGTTGACCATGGTAAAACAACTTTAACTGCTGCAATTACAACTGTACTTGCTAAAAAAGGCTATGCTGATGCACAAGCTTATGACCAAATTGATGGTGCTCCGGAAGAAAGAGAACGTGGTATCACAATCTCTACTGCTCACGTTGAGTACCAAACTGACAGCCGTCACTATGCACACGTTGACTGCCCAGGACATGCCGATTACGTTAAAAACATGATCACTGGTGCTGCACAAATGGACGGAGCTATCTTAGTAGTATCTGCTGCTGATGGCCCAATGCCACAAACTCGTGAACATATCTTACTTTCACGTCAAGTTGGTGTTCCATACATCGTTGTATTCATGAACAAATGTGACATGGTTGACGATGAAGAATTACTAGAATTAGTTGAAATGGAAATTCGTGATCTATTAACTGAATATGAATTCCCTGGCGATGACATTCCTGTAATCAAAGGTTCAGCTCTTAAAGCACTTCAAGGTGAAGCTGACTGGGAAGCTAAAATTGACGAGTTAATGGAAGCTGTAGATTCTTACATTCCAACTCCAGAACGTGATACTGACAAACCATTCATGATGCCAGTTGAGGATGTATTCTCAATCACTGGTCGTGGAACAGTTGCAACTGGACGTGTTGAACGTGGACAAGTTAAAGTTGGTGACGAAGTAGAAGTTATCGGTATTGAAGAAGAAAGCAAAAAAGTAGTAGTAACTGGAGTAGAAATGTTCCGTAAATTACTAGACTACGCTGAAGCTGGCGACAACATTGGCGCACTTCTACGTGGTGTTGCTCGTGAAGATATCCAACGTGGTCAAGTATTAGCTAAACCAGGTTCGATTACTCCACACACTAACTTCAAAGCTGAAACTTATGTTTTAACTAAAGAAGAAGGTGGACGTCACACTCCATTCTTCAACAACTACCGCCCACAATTCTATTTCCGTACTACTGACGTAACTGGTATTGTTACACTTCCAGAAGGTACTGAAATGGTAATGCCTGGTGATAACATTGAGCTTGCAGTTGAACTAATTGCACCAATCGCTATCGAAGACGGTACTAAATTCTCTATCCGTGAAGGCGGACGTACAGTAGGCGCTGGCGTTGTTTCTAACATCAGCAAATAA
- a CDS encoding GNAT family N-acetyltransferase, producing the protein MTQLVFRNGTEQDTTLILRFITELAIHEGIEKDVVATESGLHKALFQEKSAEVIIAEYEGEPVGFALFFHNFSTLLGKKGLYLEDLYIIPEMRGKGFGTKFFSYLSKLALSRDCGRFEWWCLNENKSGMDFYEKIGAEKMSEWTVHRLTKAEMKKLSNL; encoded by the coding sequence ATGACACAACTAGTATTTCGAAACGGGACAGAACAAGACACGACGTTAATTCTTCGTTTTATTACCGAACTTGCAATTCATGAAGGCATTGAAAAAGATGTAGTAGCAACCGAATCCGGCCTACACAAAGCCCTTTTTCAAGAAAAATCTGCCGAAGTAATTATCGCTGAATACGAAGGGGAGCCAGTTGGTTTCGCACTCTTTTTCCATAACTTTTCCACATTACTTGGCAAAAAAGGCTTATACCTAGAAGACCTTTACATCATTCCAGAAATGCGCGGAAAAGGCTTTGGAACAAAATTTTTCAGCTATTTATCCAAACTCGCTTTATCACGCGATTGCGGCAGATTTGAATGGTGGTGCCTAAACGAAAATAAATCAGGCATGGATTTTTACGAAAAAATTGGCGCAGAGAAAATGTCAGAATGGACCGTACATAGGCTCACTAAAGCCGAAATGAAAAAACTAAGCAACCTATGA
- a CDS encoding BglG family transcription antiterminator → MVQFNARNMALLESLVVANVYLAPEKLQEELGISKRTLQYDVEKINKELDNIGLDGIQSVRGQGYYLLEDEKSTIKEILGNREASHKVFSASERRIRILFFLLVTDARVIIDTINECNEVSRNTSLQDIKQLKLALKQFNLELAYDRKNGNMVLGDERSIRQFFIHYCMNNEEIATADQLLDLMKINPMIKNQELFPKLDTIFEILAVTEKKIGIRYTDEVLERIGIMIFFFKERMKRNCYLNEQEEHEVESFEIAQEIYQQLQQSENFKINHAEITYLGKLLLGASRLNDDAAAEGKLDLIVEKIIAEFERLACVNFEDHRNLKKDLLLHLQPAYYRLKFQIEWINPLRTDIKQSYSDVYEITKKSLEPLEDLLGETIPEDEIAYVTILFGGYLSRKNNTLVERKKLLIVCSKGVGTSRMIERQLSQLLGERVEILEPISIREFEKGLYAPDFIVSTLPIMEPKAPVFIVSPILTEAQKQQLMKAIAPHILQKDSDARMLSSVLDVVDQYAKVEDREKLAAKLKSVLFQVQSDSQLEKSPTLEELLPKERITFKESVADWREAILVASKSLQQEGYISRNYQHAMIENIEKLGPYIVIAPGIALPHASVDDGAYRVGMSLLRLNQPVSFSSKAKDQVKLIIVLASIDSYTHINALSQLTNLIMKHHLLEQIEQATSAAEIAAMLTIQ, encoded by the coding sequence GTGGTACAATTTAATGCTCGAAATATGGCGTTGCTCGAATCACTCGTTGTGGCGAATGTATATCTTGCACCCGAGAAATTACAAGAAGAACTAGGAATTTCCAAACGAACACTTCAATATGATGTGGAAAAAATTAATAAAGAATTAGATAATATAGGACTCGATGGTATTCAATCTGTTCGTGGACAAGGGTATTATTTATTAGAAGATGAAAAATCGACAATTAAAGAAATCCTTGGAAATAGGGAAGCGAGCCACAAAGTCTTTTCAGCAAGTGAGCGTCGCATCCGTATTTTATTTTTTCTGCTCGTAACAGATGCGCGAGTAATCATTGATACGATTAATGAATGCAATGAAGTCAGTCGTAATACAAGTTTGCAGGACATTAAACAATTAAAATTAGCGCTAAAACAGTTTAATTTAGAACTTGCGTATGACCGTAAAAATGGCAATATGGTTCTCGGTGATGAGCGCAGTATTCGCCAATTTTTTATTCACTATTGTATGAATAACGAAGAAATCGCAACCGCAGACCAGTTGCTGGATTTAATGAAAATTAATCCGATGATAAAAAATCAGGAGTTATTTCCCAAATTAGACACGATTTTCGAAATTTTAGCTGTAACGGAGAAAAAAATCGGGATTCGTTATACCGACGAGGTCCTCGAGCGCATTGGTATTATGATTTTCTTCTTTAAAGAACGAATGAAGCGTAATTGCTATTTAAATGAACAAGAAGAGCATGAAGTAGAATCTTTTGAGATTGCGCAGGAAATTTATCAGCAATTGCAGCAAAGTGAGAATTTTAAAATCAATCATGCGGAAATCACTTATTTAGGTAAACTTTTGCTTGGGGCGAGTCGTTTGAATGATGATGCGGCTGCTGAAGGAAAATTAGATCTCATCGTTGAAAAAATCATCGCCGAATTTGAACGTCTTGCTTGCGTGAATTTTGAAGACCATCGCAATTTGAAAAAAGATTTATTGCTTCATTTACAACCAGCCTACTATCGGCTTAAATTCCAAATTGAGTGGATTAACCCGCTAAGGACAGACATTAAACAAAGTTACAGTGATGTGTACGAGATTACGAAAAAATCACTTGAACCGCTAGAAGATTTACTTGGTGAAACAATTCCAGAGGATGAAATAGCGTACGTAACAATCTTGTTCGGTGGCTATCTTTCACGCAAAAATAATACTTTAGTTGAACGAAAAAAACTCTTAATCGTTTGCTCCAAAGGTGTCGGAACGTCGCGGATGATTGAACGGCAATTATCGCAATTACTTGGTGAGCGAGTAGAGATATTAGAACCAATTTCCATCCGTGAATTTGAAAAAGGGTTATACGCACCAGACTTTATTGTGTCGACTTTGCCAATTATGGAACCAAAAGCACCAGTTTTTATCGTTAGTCCAATTTTGACAGAAGCGCAGAAACAACAACTGATGAAGGCGATTGCCCCGCACATTTTGCAAAAGGACTCGGATGCGCGCATGTTGTCTTCTGTGCTTGATGTAGTAGATCAATATGCCAAAGTGGAAGACCGCGAGAAATTGGCGGCAAAACTGAAATCGGTATTGTTCCAAGTGCAATCAGACAGCCAACTAGAAAAATCTCCAACACTCGAAGAACTTTTACCGAAAGAACGAATTACTTTTAAAGAAAGTGTGGCGGACTGGCGTGAGGCTATCCTAGTTGCCTCGAAATCGCTGCAACAAGAAGGCTACATTTCGAGAAATTATCAGCATGCGATGATTGAAAATATTGAGAAACTCGGACCATACATCGTTATTGCGCCAGGGATTGCACTGCCACATGCGTCTGTGGATGACGGGGCATACCGAGTCGGAATGAGCTTACTGCGCTTAAATCAGCCAGTATCATTTTCAAGTAAAGCGAAAGATCAAGTGAAGTTAATTATTGTGCTCGCTTCCATTGACTCCTACACACATATTAATGCGCTGAGCCAACTCACTAATTTAATCATGAAACATCACTTGCTAGAGCAGATTGAACAAGCGACATCAGCAGCGGAAATTGCCGCAATGTTAACGATACAATAA